In Apium graveolens cultivar Ventura chromosome 10, ASM990537v1, whole genome shotgun sequence, the following are encoded in one genomic region:
- the LOC141693361 gene encoding wall-associated receptor kinase 2-like — translation MQFFLLLLITLQHFILGLKALDSKYDIKDANHTILNAENITKPGCPKKCGNLTVPYPFGIVSQGLTCSKDSSYDIICNYSTSPPKAILQIGEVEVHDISNSELRISNLLAYACYTSGVAAEEQSLFNRLGGTPYMYSKANVLTVVGCDDYANLYNAPEGYLPKGCTTTCQNTGEITENECSGNGCCQVSINIHKYFELSLLSYFNHTNVSSFSSCGYAFFGEKNRFNFQGISDLTDPAFRNKTEASVPLVLEWVIGDKICTQVNQDSNSYACKDPYSYCINGTQSVGYRCSCKDGYKGNPYLSAGCQDINECEQQTHGCEQQTQYCENTQGSYTCSCRSGYYTDSQDSKKCIAKTSKPQLIKYVIGMGFGCLWIIVGTNWLYCIIRRKKNTQLRKRFFHQNGGLLLRQHSTSEGGTTESTKHFTYEELKNATNNYAADRILGQGGYGIVYKGILPDQRVVAIKKSKVMDQSQVEQFINEVRILTQVIHRNVVKLLGCCLECEVPLLVPNGTLFHHVHNKDRVVSWLSLESRLRIAAESSGALAYLHSAVSVPIIHRDVKLANILLDNNHVAKISDFGASRLIPMDQTQVTTLVQGTLGYLDPEYFHTGQLTEKSDVYSFGVVLAELLTGRQPICMANPQEERNLATYFVTSLKENRLLQIIEPQLVKEGTFDQLEKAAQLVKRCLNLNGDERPTMKEETMEIESLRKFTKHPWASENDNEDTTSLIAHTEIQHSNLYEIQLSSYHSVATDSEQHSSSTTSLLYPPTSPR, via the exons ATGCAGTTCTTTCTCCTTCTCCTAATTACTCTTCAGCACTTCATTCTGGGATTAAAAGCGCTAGATTCTAAATACGATATCAAGGATGCCAATCACACTATTTTGAACGCTGAAAACATAACAAAGCCCGGATGTCCAAAGAAATGTGGAAATCTGACGGTACCATATCCGTTTGGTATTGTATCACAAGGTCTCACCTGTTCCAAAGACTCATCATATGATATTATCTGCAACTATTCAACCAGTCCCCCCAAGGCCATCCTACAAATCGGCGAAGTTGAAGTGCATGATATATCCAACTCCGAGTTGCGTATTTCAAATCTTTTGGCTTATGCGTGCTACACTTCTGGGGTAGCAGCTGAAGAACAATCTTTATTTAATCGTTTGGGGGGAACTCCATATATGTATTCCAAAGCAAATGTGTTAACAGTTGTTGGCTGTGATGACTACGCCAACTTATACAATGCTCCAGAGGGATACTTGCCTAAAGGATGCACTACCACATGCCAAAACACCGGTGAAATCACTGAAAATGAGTGTTCCGGTAATGGCTGTTGTCAAGTATCCATCAACATTCACAAGTACTTTGAGCTCTCCCTTCTAAGCTATTTTAACCATACAAATGTATCATCCTTCAGCAGTTGCGGGTATGCATTTTTTGGTGAGAAGAACCGTTTCAATTTTCAAGGTATATCAGATCTTACAGATCCAGCCTTTCGTAACAAAACTGAGGCCAGTGTTCCTCTCGTACTAGAGTGGGTTATTGGGGATAAGATTTGCACTCAAGTAAACCAGGACTCAAACTCTTATGCTTGCAAAGACCCTTATAGCTACTGCATTAATGGAACTCAGTCTGTCGGATATCGTTGCAGTTGCAAAGATGGTTACAAGGGCAATCCATATCTCAGTGCAGGATGCCAAG ATATCAATGAATGCGAACAACAAACACATGGTTGCGAACAACAAACACAATACTGCGAAAATACTCAAGGGAGTTATACTTGCTCTTGCCGATCCGGGTACTATACTGATAGTCAAGATTCTAAAAAATGCATTGCTAAAACCTCCAAGCCCCAACTGATTAAGTACGTAATAG GTATGGGATTTGGTTGCCTCTGGATAATCGTTGGAACGAATTGGTTGTATTGCATCATCAGGAGAAAAAAGAATACCCAATTAAGAAAGAGATTCTTTCACCAAAATGGGGGTCTCCTATTAAGACAACACAGTACTTCAGAGGGTGGTACTACCGAGTCAACAAAACATTTCACATATGAAGAACTGAAGAACGCGACCAACAACTATGCTGCTGATAGGATTCTGGGACAAGGTGGTTATGGTATAGTTTACAAAGGAATTTTACCCGATCAACGTGTAGTTGCAATAAAAAAGTCCAAAGTAATGGATCAGAGTCAGGTAGAGCAATTTATTAACGAGGTAAGGATTCTTACACAAGTTATCCATAGAAATGTTGTTAAACTTTTGGGTTGCTGTTTAGAATGTGAGGTACCGTTGTTGGTGCCCAATGGTACATTATTCCATCATGTGCACAATAAAGATAGAGTTGTTTCATGGTTATCACTGGAGAGTCGCTTGAGGATTGCTGCTGAATCTTCTGGTGCCCTTGCTTATCTTCACTCAGCCGTTTCTGTACCCATTATTCATAGAGATGTCAAATTGGCTAATATTTTACTAGACAATAATCATGTGGCTAAAATTTCGGATTTCGGAGCGTCCAGGTTGATACCAATGGATCAAACACAAGTGACTACATTAGTTCAAGGAACACTAGGGTATTTAGACCCGGAATACTTCCATACGGGGCAATTGACCGAGAAAAGTGATGTTTATAGTTTTGGGGTGGTCCTTGCAGAGCTTTTAACCGGAAGACAACCAATTTGCATGGCCAATCCCCAGGAAGAAAGAAATCTAGCCACTTATTTTGTTACCTCCTTAAAAGAGAACCGGTTACTACAAATTATAGAGCCTCAGTTAGTAAAGGAAGGAACGTTTGATCAACTTGAAAAGGCTGCTCAACTAGTGAAGAGGTGTCTTAACCTTAATGGAGATGAAAGACCAACAATGAAGGAAGAGACAATGGAAATAGAAAGCTTGAGGAAATTTACGAAACATCCTTGGGCTTCTGAGAATGACAACGAAGACACCACAAGCTTGATAGCACATACTGAGATTCAGCATTCGAATCTTTATGAAATTCAACTAAGTTCCTACCATAGTGTTGCTACAGACTCCGAACAACATAGCTCAAGTACTACTAGTTTGTTGTACCCACCAACCAGCCCTCGCTGA
- the LOC141691143 gene encoding uncharacterized protein LOC141691143 has protein sequence MGRHVFLRIVDAVSNFDPYLQQRIDAVGRKYLSPLQKCTAAMRMLAYGVSGDVVDDYVRIGESTAVEGLKKFVSNVITIFEGEYLQKPNSNDMQRLLPIGEARGFPDRSPVFDDILQGRAPEVNYTTNGNNYNMGYYLTDEIYSEWATFVKTIPRPQDERDTYATQFGSFPTYDDATNGLSQPNLGEEPSIPYETYIQNSMQMRDRRAHRQLQNDLVEHISQFNENR, from the exons ATGGGAAGACATGTCTTTCTTCGTATCGTGGATGCTGTTTCAAATTTTGATCCATACTTGCAACAGAGGATTGATGCAGTGGGAAGAAAATATTTATCACCTTTACAAAAATGCACTGCGGCAATGCGTATGTTGGCATACGGTGTATCTGGTGATGTTGTTGATGATTACGTTCGTATTGGAGAGAGCACCGcggttgaaggcttgaaaaaGTTTGTCTCAAATGTAATTACGATATTTGAGGGTGAATACCTACAAAAGCCAAACTCGAATGACATGCAACGTCTATTGCCGATAGGTGAGGCTCGTGGCTTTCCCG ATCGGTCACCGGTATTTGATGATATCCTACAAGGTCGTGCTCCAGAGGTAAATTATACTACCAACGGAAATAATTATAATATGGGGTATTACTTAACTGATGAAATATATTCTGAATGGGCAACATTCGTTAAAACGATACCACGTCCACAAG ATGAAAGGGACACATATGCCACTCAATTTGGTTCATTCCCAACCTATGACGATGCAACAAATGGTTTATCGCAACCAAATTTAGGTGAAGAACCCTCTATCCCGTACGAAACATATATTCAAAACAGTATGCAGATGCGTGATAGACGGGCACATCGTCAGCTACAAAATGACTTGGTTGAGCATATCTCGCAGTTCAACGAGAATCGTTAA